The following nucleotide sequence is from Trifolium pratense cultivar HEN17-A07 linkage group LG2, ARS_RC_1.1, whole genome shotgun sequence.
tcattgTTTACAATAAAAGTTTAATATATAAACCTTTGTACGTTTAAGTTAATTTATGTTGAGTGAATCCCAAATCGATATTCTGTTTATTTCGATAAAGAAgtctcaaaatcaatttttacaaAATGTTGATCTTTAAAAAGaggaaaatataaaataaacataactcaacaaaaacaaatttttatctAAAGTGAATATACGGTTTAAAAGGTAAAAGCAATTCGAACAACATATAAAACATTATATATTGACGTTATATAGAAAAACAGACGTATTAGATTACTTTTACCCTATTAAATGATAAATGAGACACCACCATGTATCATTTCTTCATTGTAAAATTGACTTAAACAAACAAGGAGTTTAATTTCCAtaagtaaagaaaaatattttacagAAACATAACATGCAAACATACATTTCTATTTCAAACATTTTGCTTTTAGCAAACTTCATTCATTCCTAAAATGTAAACATTTCAAACAAGAAATGAACCAACCgaaatcaaacaaagaaaagtaaaccaagttaaaaaaaaaaaaaaaaaatcaagagaaGTGCATGTCAGATTTACATATTTTCAGCATCTGCTATATCAGCCAAGGATAACTGTAAAATTGTTTATCTCATCATTCACAGCACACACAGGGTAGAAAGAAAACAtcaatgaaagaagaaaaaaaaatcatcatcaagAGAAAGAGCATCCGTACGTTGCaacattcataaaataaaatacaatgaaGTAAAAAATCGACTTGTTAATAAAAGACTATATTACAGAAAAACCTTTTTAATCATACTGTGCACCATATCCAACAGTTCAACAAATGAGTATCCCTAATATTCACATGTTACACACAAAACATTCAtacattcaaattcaaacaaaaccACTGATATATTACTCAACTGAAACTTAAAATGAGCCAACCAATAGATGTCATGATTAAAAGAATTGGTCGCCGGCTAAATTGATAACCACATCATACATAGCACTGCATACACAAACCTTGTTTGATATGATggaaacaaatatatatttataaatcaagAAAGAAATGTGACACCCTAAAGCAAACAAAGCAATCAAGAAAGCCAGTGAATGTCAGATTCATACATTTTCAGCATCTGCTATATCAGACAGGGATAACTGTAAAATTGATAATCTCATCATCCATAGCACTGGACATAAAGAAAACGTGAATAACAAAACTATAATatcattaacaaaaaaaaatccatatgtTACACACCAGAATAATACAGCTAGACCACTTTGACattcataaaacaaaattttcacaAGTTAATAAAACTATTTGCATAAACTTGCCTACATCAAATTTCATCAcccatatttaaaatatatgtagACATGAGACTTAAGCTACACTAAAATCTATATCTTATCATACATAGTTCTAACGGTTGAATAAGAATTCATTTAATCATACTCTTCGCCATATCCAACAGTTCAACCAACAAATGAGACTCGTGAATATTAATGCTATACACCATGTTACACACAAAACATTcatacaaattcaaataaaaccACCCATATATTACTCAAATGAAACTTAACATCAGTCAACCAATACATGGATGTCAGgttaaaaaatttggttactGGCTTAATCAATCGATAACCACGTCATACATAACACACCAAGGCTGAGACATAATCATCAGGCATCAATGAATTGCACAAATTGAATCATAATCGCAAATCTAATTAAACTTTACGACTAATATACGAAAACaatcataaaataatataaaataatattaactgCAAGCAAATTCATTCATAAACTAATAGATGTATCAAAAAGTTTGATTAAGCTTAAAATGAAAACAAGACAAAATTAACCAAAATTAAACAACTCCTCATCAAAGTTTGATATATTAGTTTaacaatatcaaaataaaaaacgaaaCACAAGATTAAAGATTGAAAGAGACAAACAAACTAATCAACATTCTGCATAATATCTTCAGTAGCAAACTTGGTTCCCTTCTCCTTATCAGCAGCAGCACGACCCTTGGCCTTCCTATCAAGAAGAGATTTCCTATCCTTATCCAATCTGAGCTTAGTGATAACAACTTTGGAAGGATTAACACCAACATTCACAGTAGATCCATTGACTTTCTCCCTAGTGATACGTTCGATGTGAATCACCCATTTGCGACGGTAAACTTGAGTAACCTTTCCTTCACGACCTTTGTAGAGTCCACGAACAACTTGAACTTCATCGTCTTTGCGAACTGGCATTGAACGGACGTTGTATTTGGATCGGAGATCGCCGGAAAGAGGTGCGCTCATTAGAACACGGCGGACGGATGATGGTGCCGTGAAATGAGCCTTGCGGCTCTTGCGGCGGCTGCTGGAGACTCGTGGATTGTACTTCATTTTCGCTCT
It contains:
- the LOC123905557 gene encoding 60S ribosomal protein L26-1, whose amino-acid sequence is MKYNPRVSSSRRKSRKAHFTAPSSVRRVLMSAPLSGDLRSKYNVRSMPVRKDDEVQVVRGLYKGREGKVTQVYRRKWVIHIERITREKVNGSTVNVGVNPSKVVITKLRLDKDRKSLLDRKAKGRAAADKEKGTKFATEDIMQNVD